In a genomic window of Wyeomyia smithii strain HCP4-BCI-WySm-NY-G18 chromosome 1, ASM2978416v1, whole genome shotgun sequence:
- the LOC129720288 gene encoding uncharacterized protein LOC129720288 produces the protein MGRKCEVISCASNDNKNCGKSFYKFPTCENICYEWVKFCKSAYLEQLFYSCGPTALNQKKMCSDHFGLESLRDPSQKDKGLKAGSIPTPTDNPTNAIQRYMSDGHQVALDQREDFFEYEYLDELTILRGNDESVVYESYLVDNTLEDQRSSYEVDLCEPIVEGNSALHDDFINYPMEELPIPSETNPVVILEITPTTLEEIDVEEISNLDNFDQICEVIPSSGNDEENIQSLNFRY, from the exons ATGGGCAGAAAATGTGAAGTGATTTCCTGTGCCAGTAATGATAACAAAAACTGTGGAAAATCGTTCTATAAGTTTCCGACCTGCGAAAATAT CTGCTATGAATGGGTGAAATTTTGTAAGTCTGCTTATTTAGAGCAATTATTTTACAGCTGTGGACCCACAGCattgaatcagaaaaaaatgtgttcaGACCACTTCGGACTAGAGTCACTGCGTGATCCTTCCCAAAAAGACAAAGG ACTAAAAGCCGGCTCAATACCAACACCGACAGATAACCCAACAAACGCAATTCAACGGTACATGTCCGACGGTCACCAAGTTGCCTTAGATCAACGAGAAGATTTCTTCGAATACGAGTATCTTGACGAATTAACGATACTGAGAGGCAACGATGAATCTGTCGTGTATGAAAGCTATTTAGTAGACAATACTTTAGAGGATCAGAGGTCAAGCTATGAGGTGGATTTGTGCGAGCCGATCGTAGAAGGCAACAGTGCCCTGCATGACGATTTTATTAATTATCCAATGGAAGAGCTCCCGATACCAAGCGAAACAAACCCAGTCGTTATTCTTGAAATAACACCAACAACACTGGAGGAAATTGATGTAGAAGAAATCAGTAACCTGGACAATTTCGATCAGATCTGTGAAGTGATTCCGTCCTCTGGAaacgacgaagaaaatattcaaagctTGAACTTTAGATATTAA